Proteins co-encoded in one Flavivirga eckloniae genomic window:
- a CDS encoding DUF6520 family protein, translated as MKSIFFKFALPVFALIIAITTSLAFAPNVSEEAPIDVYYKDKDTDECICVTIDDSFIPNCNVINTGPVCTIFVFGQGAAFLFADANCTLHLRKP; from the coding sequence ATGAAATCTATTTTTTTTAAATTCGCTTTACCTGTTTTTGCTTTAATTATTGCTATCACTACTTCACTTGCTTTTGCACCAAATGTATCTGAAGAGGCTCCCATCGATGTTTATTATAAAGATAAAGACACTGATGAATGTATATGCGTAACTATTGATGACTCATTCATACCTAATTGTAATGTTATAAATACAGGCCCTGTATGTACTATATTTGTTTTTGGACAAGGTGCGGCATTCCTTTTTGCAGACGCTAATTGCACTTTACATTTAAGAAAACCTTAA
- a CDS encoding DUF6520 family protein, translated as MKIFTKIVLPTIASIIAIAFSLAFTSKASGNVINVYYKDANNNNACTAITVHETKIINCTTHGGIVCTVYILGQPNAANVALYEDSPCISFEYTNLLTKPL; from the coding sequence GTGAAGATTTTTACTAAAATTGTTTTACCCACTATAGCCTCAATTATAGCCATCGCTTTTTCGCTTGCCTTTACTTCTAAAGCAAGTGGCAATGTAATTAATGTTTATTACAAAGATGCAAATAATAATAATGCCTGTACAGCTATAACCGTTCATGAGACTAAAATAATTAATTGTACAACCCATGGAGGTATTGTGTGTACAGTATACATATTAGGACAACCTAATGCTGCCAATGTGGCATTGTACGAAGACAGCCCATGTATAAGTTTTGAATACACTAATTTATTAACAAAACCTCTATAA
- a CDS encoding DUF6520 family protein: MKNLFKIALPALALMLAITASLAFTTNASDEAPQDAYYIDTTNNNLCTLITLDDITEIPDCKTINDGEICTTFVFGLGTVSLYDTDDCATIPDNLLKKPKNP, from the coding sequence ATGAAAAATCTTTTTAAAATCGCTTTACCAGCTTTAGCGTTAATGTTAGCAATTACTGCTTCTCTAGCTTTTACAACCAATGCAAGTGATGAAGCTCCCCAAGACGCATACTACATTGACACAACCAATAATAATTTGTGTACACTAATTACGCTTGATGACATAACAGAAATACCAGACTGTAAAACAATCAATGATGGTGAAATATGTACAACTTTTGTATTTGGGCTTGGCACTGTTAGTCTATACGATACAGATGATTGTGCTACTATTCCAGATAATCTATTAAAAAAACCAAAGAATCCATAA
- a CDS encoding SusC/RagA family TonB-linked outer membrane protein: MKFELIRVLFCFEEAFLKVIMRTFILLFCTTLFGLAPRHGVSQNDKIRITEDKVISIDEIFQIVKKQTDYMFVYRRDMFKGFPNVHLKKGVIRLNKLLSNSLSGKNINVIFSSNNTIIIKEKIHHSKAQQHSVSGSVKDQNGVPVAGVTVLIKGTNKGVVTDFDGLYEILVQDPANVLVFSSMGFESQEITVGNQTTINVSLNESLSELDEVVIKGYYKSTKRKETGSVASITAKTIEKQPVDNPLAAMQGHLSGVNISQNTGLPGANLRIQIRGQNFLDRRVSSGNIDNDPLYVIDGIPYSSATLESTFITDHIIGQRVSPLNSINPANIKSIEVLKDADATAIYGSRGANGVVLITTKKGQVGKTKVKLDVSTTLSHVPRFVNLLNTEQYLGMRQEALINDNLWPVATEDKSDYPDLFIWDQSRYTDWQKVLIGGTGYRQNAQLSLSGGSAQTQFLLSGGYVSQSTVFPGDFMYNKASVQLNTNHQSKNERFKLNVSVNYSGDTNNLPGTDLTAQARILPPNAPALYDDQGNLNWENSTWLNPLAILETKYNAVTRSLIANTVLSYSPISSLEFKVSMGYTDYRLKSYLTEPTTAWDPNIIQGQDISFSSIKRNEGNRKSWIIEPQMNWKQHWDNAKLKLLIGGTFQQDKNEQLALFARDFPSNDLLLSLSAANFIKIGIDRESEYKFHSIFGRLNFDWKDRYIINLTGRRDGSSRFGPNKRFGNFGAIGALWIFSEEGFLKDNTVLSFGKLRASYGIAGSDTSPDYAFLDTFELDGSSYNGSGLEPTRLYNPNVVWGETKKLEAALELGFFKGRFSISTSWYRNRSSNQLIERPLPTTTGFNGINDNLDAIVENSGIEIDFNSTNIKNNHLKWQTTFNISANRNKLVAFPNLENSVYNNQYVIGKSLSIGKRYHFIGVDSETGIAQFEDYNNDGVINGRDLLRIVDFTPKYFGGLGNTLEYKNFQLNVFFQFKKQKTSSLLERLTRTDPGRAPLNVPVAILNRWRQAGDQNPIQRYSITDSQVFDAGSRYRNSNATVIDASYIRLQSVLLNYRVPKTVTNGLDLNIYLQGQNLFTITSYDGPEPDMGLNTLPPLQQFTLGFNLGF, translated from the coding sequence ATGAAATTTGAATTAATCCGCGTGCTTTTCTGTTTTGAGGAAGCATTTTTAAAGGTCATTATGCGAACTTTTATTTTATTGTTTTGTACAACACTATTTGGTTTGGCTCCTAGGCATGGGGTTTCCCAAAATGACAAAATCAGGATAACTGAAGATAAAGTTATATCTATTGATGAAATATTCCAAATAGTTAAAAAGCAAACAGATTATATGTTTGTATATCGTCGCGATATGTTTAAAGGGTTTCCAAATGTACATCTTAAAAAGGGTGTTATTCGGTTAAACAAATTGCTAAGTAATAGTTTGTCAGGAAAGAATATAAACGTGATTTTTTCATCTAACAATACAATTATTATAAAGGAGAAGATTCATCATTCCAAAGCACAACAACACTCTGTTTCAGGTAGTGTTAAGGACCAAAATGGGGTTCCTGTGGCTGGTGTAACTGTTTTAATAAAAGGTACGAATAAAGGAGTCGTTACCGATTTTGATGGATTGTATGAAATTTTAGTGCAGGACCCAGCCAATGTACTGGTGTTTTCATCCATGGGCTTTGAGTCTCAAGAGATCACCGTAGGAAACCAGACTACAATAAATGTAAGTCTTAATGAAAGCTTAAGTGAATTAGATGAAGTAGTTATAAAAGGGTATTACAAGTCTACAAAAAGAAAGGAAACGGGGAGTGTGGCTAGTATAACAGCAAAAACTATCGAAAAACAACCAGTTGATAATCCCTTAGCTGCTATGCAAGGACACCTATCAGGGGTTAATATTTCACAAAACACGGGGCTCCCAGGGGCAAATTTACGCATCCAAATTAGAGGACAGAATTTTTTGGATCGCAGAGTGAGTAGTGGAAATATAGATAATGATCCTTTATATGTTATTGATGGGATTCCGTATAGTTCAGCTACATTGGAAAGTACTTTTATAACTGATCATATTATTGGTCAAAGAGTAAGCCCTCTCAATAGTATTAATCCTGCAAATATAAAAAGTATAGAGGTATTAAAGGATGCTGATGCCACAGCTATTTATGGGTCTCGTGGTGCCAATGGTGTAGTTTTGATTACAACTAAAAAGGGGCAAGTAGGAAAAACAAAAGTCAAGCTTGATGTTAGCACCACTTTAAGTCATGTTCCCCGTTTTGTGAATCTATTAAATACCGAACAATATTTGGGAATGCGCCAAGAAGCATTGATTAATGATAATTTGTGGCCTGTAGCAACGGAGGATAAGTCAGATTATCCAGATTTATTTATATGGGATCAAAGTCGGTATACAGATTGGCAGAAGGTACTAATTGGAGGTACAGGGTATAGACAAAATGCTCAGTTATCCTTGTCAGGAGGAAGTGCACAAACCCAATTTTTGTTAAGTGGTGGTTATGTAAGCCAATCCACAGTTTTTCCAGGAGATTTTATGTATAACAAAGCTTCAGTTCAATTAAATACAAATCATCAGTCTAAAAATGAAAGATTTAAGTTAAACGTATCCGTAAATTATAGTGGGGATACCAACAATTTGCCGGGTACTGATTTGACTGCGCAGGCTAGAATTTTGCCACCAAATGCTCCGGCACTTTATGATGATCAAGGAAACTTAAACTGGGAAAATTCTACTTGGCTAAATCCTTTAGCTATTTTGGAAACAAAATATAACGCGGTAACACGTAGCCTTATCGCAAATACAGTTTTGTCTTATAGTCCAATATCTTCGTTGGAGTTTAAAGTCAGTATGGGATATACAGATTATCGTTTGAAATCTTATTTAACCGAACCAACAACTGCTTGGGATCCCAATATAATTCAAGGGCAAGATATCAGCTTTTCATCCATTAAAAGAAATGAGGGAAATCGTAAATCTTGGATTATAGAACCACAAATGAACTGGAAACAGCATTGGGATAACGCCAAATTAAAACTATTAATTGGAGGGACTTTTCAACAGGATAAAAATGAGCAATTAGCTCTATTCGCAAGAGATTTCCCAAGTAATGATTTGCTATTGAGTTTAAGTGCAGCTAATTTTATTAAAATAGGAATAGATCGAGAGTCTGAGTACAAATTTCATTCCATATTTGGTAGACTGAATTTTGATTGGAAAGATAGATATATTATCAACCTAACAGGGCGTCGTGATGGTTCTTCTCGTTTTGGACCTAATAAAAGATTTGGTAATTTTGGAGCTATAGGTGCTTTATGGATATTTTCTGAAGAGGGTTTTCTTAAAGATAATACCGTCTTAAGCTTTGGTAAATTGCGCGCTAGTTATGGCATTGCAGGAAGTGATACGTCTCCAGATTATGCTTTTTTAGATACTTTTGAGTTGGACGGTAGCAGCTACAATGGTTCAGGATTAGAACCTACGCGGCTATATAATCCAAATGTTGTTTGGGGGGAGACTAAGAAATTAGAAGCCGCTTTGGAACTTGGGTTTTTTAAAGGACGTTTTTCTATAAGCACATCCTGGTATCGTAACCGATCATCTAATCAGTTAATAGAAAGACCTTTACCTACAACTACTGGTTTTAATGGTATAAATGATAACTTAGATGCTATTGTAGAAAATTCAGGTATTGAGATAGACTTCAATTCAACCAATATTAAAAACAATCATCTTAAATGGCAGACCACGTTTAATATTTCTGCCAACAGAAACAAACTAGTAGCATTTCCTAATCTTGAAAATTCGGTCTATAATAATCAGTATGTTATTGGAAAATCGTTGAGTATAGGAAAACGTTATCATTTCATTGGTGTAGATTCAGAAACTGGGATAGCTCAATTTGAAGATTATAACAATGATGGAGTTATAAATGGTCGTGACCTTTTAAGGATTGTAGATTTTACACCTAAATATTTTGGAGGGTTAGGTAATACGTTAGAGTATAAAAACTTTCAATTGAATGTGTTTTTTCAATTTAAGAAACAAAAAACATCAAGCTTGTTAGAGCGACTGACGCGAACTGACCCTGGAAGAGCACCATTGAATGTTCCTGTAGCAATATTAAATCGCTGGCGTCAAGCTGGTGATCAGAATCCAATACAACGCTATTCTATAACTGACAGTCAGGTGTTTGATGCAGGATCTAGATATAGAAACAGCAATGCAACCGTAATAGACGCTTCTTATATTCGATTACAAAGTGTATTACTAAACTATAGGGTACCCAAAACGGTGACCAACGGATTGGATTTAAATATTTATTTGCAAGGTCAAAATTTATTTACTATCACATCGTATGATGGACCAGAACCAGATATGGGGTTAAATACATTACCACCATTACAACAATTTACTTTGGGTTTTAATTTGGGGTTTTAA
- a CDS encoding thioredoxin family protein, with amino-acid sequence MKINRLLIGILLSLIYGSIKAQGIEFKVGDWEVVKTRAKAENKLIFVDVYTTWCGPCKKMDKYVFKDKKVGAFYNTNFISFKIDAEKEEGVDFTKIYEVNSYPSFLFIDNNGKQINRKTGALEREEFLKLGEKTLNSEKDFVSLMSAYNNGNREPEFILKYLSLLKGRGLPTEEIALWYFTMIEKENWTSLENLKLIKAYLNNPFSSVVGYLAKNKEPVRVQATLNSVYYTLFYVYKNYINTTISKRKNNKENDALLLSHISLNFYPNEADYLTFIAKRVIFSRDKNWKSYVEVVVGYVDSFKKPNALTLNECAYLFYKNNINDESALNIALSWINTALDITNKNHHNYCHYLDTKASILYKLGKKEEALLFAKRAIKKSKESGSDTNSTMDLIKKIENHS; translated from the coding sequence ATGAAAATAAACAGGTTATTAATTGGTATATTGTTGTCTCTAATCTATGGGAGCATTAAGGCACAAGGAATTGAATTTAAAGTAGGTGATTGGGAAGTGGTTAAGACCAGAGCTAAAGCTGAAAACAAGCTGATTTTTGTAGATGTCTATACTACTTGGTGTGGTCCATGTAAAAAGATGGATAAATATGTCTTTAAGGATAAAAAAGTGGGGGCTTTTTATAATACTAACTTTATTTCTTTTAAAATTGATGCTGAAAAAGAAGAAGGTGTAGATTTTACAAAAATATATGAGGTTAATAGTTACCCCTCTTTTTTATTTATAGATAATAACGGAAAGCAAATAAATAGAAAAACGGGGGCTTTGGAAAGGGAAGAATTTCTAAAACTTGGGGAGAAAACATTAAATTCAGAAAAGGACTTTGTATCATTAATGTCTGCATATAATAATGGGAATAGAGAACCAGAATTTATCCTGAAGTATCTTTCTTTATTAAAAGGGAGGGGGCTACCAACAGAGGAAATCGCATTATGGTATTTTACAATGATTGAAAAAGAAAACTGGACATCTTTAGAGAATCTAAAGTTAATTAAAGCATATTTGAATAATCCTTTTAGTTCTGTTGTAGGATATTTAGCAAAGAACAAGGAGCCAGTTAGAGTTCAAGCAACACTAAATTCAGTGTATTATACTCTTTTTTACGTGTATAAGAACTATATAAACACAACAATTTCTAAAAGAAAGAATAATAAAGAAAATGATGCATTACTATTATCTCATATTAGTTTGAATTTTTATCCCAATGAAGCTGACTACTTAACTTTTATTGCAAAAAGAGTCATTTTTAGTAGAGATAAAAATTGGAAAAGCTATGTAGAGGTCGTTGTTGGTTACGTTGATAGCTTTAAAAAACCCAATGCTTTAACATTGAATGAGTGCGCCTACCTGTTTTATAAAAATAATATAAATGACGAGAGTGCCTTGAATATAGCATTAAGTTGGATCAATACAGCATTGGACATAACAAATAAAAACCATCATAATTATTGCCATTACCTGGATACCAAAGCAAGTATACTATATAAGTTAGGTAAAAAAGAAGAAGCACTTCTGTTTGCCAAACGAGCCATAAAAAAATCAAAAGAATCAGGCTCAGATACTAATAGTACAATGGACTTAATAAAGAAAATAGAAAACCACAGTTAA
- a CDS encoding alpha/beta hydrolase family protein, giving the protein MKKTTIILLSYILGLSLQINAQSLIKRNSDSEASQQIKTIQKRHLTPEDYKLWENIKNYFISDNGDWLTYVKYKKDESTLFLQSTKNALKYSFSSGGIHQFNVGSKWFACLVAKKGLGLLNLEIGNTQWISNVTKFEFSSDGNYLMYIKTDDVNKVSSLIIRNLKTGKVDAIANVNDYLANPYSNQLAYIQSTKEKKAVKILFLGSTVSTTTIAENNLHNYKGLTWNLEGMALAFLQEKLGATKIQNAYKIYCYKTLKNKSKLYSLDTFSDNNLFIGRRIIYHRFKLKFAPAGAGLYFNVSRLENVPKSISNKGVGVEEWKASDKELYPTRKRNQNSKNYGARLVSWFPETGKVTVLETNLLPKAVITNNEKYMLSYNPLTYEPSFAVKENNDLYLMNLKTKKSNLFLRQFGGIAHISPNSKYINYFKDKHWWVYDLETKTHTNITKGIPIAWHKDFPKHPHKNGVKPYGAPGWTKGDKQLIVYDKYDVWLISPKGKAQKITQGRSSQIKHRVYSNSILYKGQIKSSAYGVSGVSSIIKTTQEIDLSEGLTFYIKGADKASGYSVWEPGKGIRVLVYEHKHISDLRKAHKGKSYTYVEQSFNISPRIMYLSDKTSSSKVLVESNTHQKQFYWGHSEQVRYKGPNEEDLKGALCYPANYDPQKKYPMIVEVYEKLSDKLHLYQNPSEYSSDRLNTSNYTTAGYFMFYPDIVPVFNNVGMSAVRCVEAGVKAVVKKGVVDADHIGLAGHSFGGYETNFIISQSNLFSAAVAGAAVSDLVSYYHLDNMKKFEDWQYNFKDSFYENPKAYIYNSPIYHLRNVSTPLLLWAGKKDSTVDYRQSLEMYFGLRRLNKTCELLLYQNDEHNLMKAENQLDLTRRIKMWFDKYLKLD; this is encoded by the coding sequence ATGAAAAAAACAACCATAATATTATTATCATATATACTTGGTTTAAGTTTACAAATAAATGCACAGTCGCTTATAAAAAGAAATAGTGATAGTGAGGCATCTCAGCAAATTAAAACAATACAAAAAAGGCATTTAACTCCTGAAGATTACAAGTTATGGGAAAACATAAAGAATTATTTCATATCTGATAACGGTGACTGGCTTACATATGTTAAGTATAAAAAAGATGAAAGCACCTTGTTTCTTCAATCTACTAAAAACGCTTTAAAGTATAGTTTTTCATCAGGAGGAATCCACCAATTTAATGTTGGAAGTAAATGGTTTGCTTGTTTGGTCGCAAAAAAAGGTCTGGGATTGCTGAATTTAGAAATAGGAAATACGCAATGGATTTCAAACGTAACTAAATTTGAATTTTCTTCAGATGGGAATTATTTAATGTATATAAAAACGGACGATGTCAATAAGGTGTCAAGTTTAATAATTCGTAATTTAAAAACAGGAAAAGTAGATGCCATAGCAAACGTAAATGATTATTTGGCAAACCCGTACTCAAATCAATTGGCTTATATTCAAAGTACAAAAGAGAAAAAGGCGGTTAAAATTCTATTTCTAGGTTCAACAGTATCTACAACAACTATTGCTGAAAATAATTTACACAATTATAAAGGATTGACTTGGAACTTAGAAGGAATGGCTTTAGCGTTTTTACAAGAAAAACTTGGTGCTACAAAGATTCAAAATGCTTATAAAATCTATTGTTATAAAACCTTAAAAAATAAATCGAAATTGTATAGTTTGGATACTTTTTCGGATAATAACTTATTTATTGGAAGGCGCATAATATATCACCGATTCAAACTGAAATTTGCTCCAGCCGGGGCAGGACTCTATTTTAATGTTTCTAGATTGGAAAATGTGCCAAAATCTATTAGTAATAAGGGTGTCGGAGTAGAGGAATGGAAGGCAAGTGATAAAGAGTTATATCCAACCCGTAAAAGAAACCAAAATTCGAAGAACTATGGAGCAAGATTGGTGTCTTGGTTTCCAGAGACAGGGAAGGTAACTGTTTTAGAGACAAATCTTCTTCCTAAGGCTGTTATTACGAATAATGAAAAGTATATGCTGTCATATAATCCTTTAACATATGAGCCTAGTTTTGCAGTAAAAGAGAATAATGACCTATACCTGATGAATTTGAAAACAAAAAAATCTAATTTGTTTTTAAGACAATTTGGTGGGATTGCTCATATATCTCCTAATAGTAAATATATTAATTATTTTAAGGATAAGCACTGGTGGGTTTATGATTTAGAGACGAAAACCCATACCAATATTACTAAAGGTATACCGATAGCGTGGCATAAGGATTTCCCAAAGCATCCTCATAAGAATGGAGTAAAACCTTATGGGGCACCAGGATGGACCAAAGGTGATAAACAATTAATTGTTTATGATAAATATGATGTTTGGCTAATTTCTCCAAAAGGAAAAGCCCAAAAAATCACTCAAGGGAGATCATCTCAAATCAAGCATCGTGTTTATAGTAATTCCATATTGTATAAAGGTCAAATTAAATCATCTGCTTATGGCGTTAGTGGAGTGAGCAGCATTATAAAGACAACACAGGAAATTGACCTTTCAGAAGGTTTGACATTCTATATAAAAGGTGCAGATAAGGCGTCAGGATATTCTGTTTGGGAGCCAGGAAAGGGAATCAGAGTTTTGGTATATGAACATAAGCATATTAGTGATCTAAGGAAGGCCCATAAGGGAAAAAGCTACACTTATGTAGAACAGTCTTTCAACATTTCACCTCGAATCATGTATTTAAGTGATAAAACTTCTAGTTCAAAAGTTTTAGTAGAGAGCAATACACACCAAAAACAATTTTATTGGGGGCATTCCGAACAGGTACGTTATAAAGGACCTAACGAAGAAGATCTAAAAGGCGCTCTATGTTATCCTGCAAATTATGATCCCCAAAAAAAATACCCGATGATTGTGGAGGTTTATGAAAAACTTTCTGATAAATTACACCTATATCAAAACCCTTCAGAATACAGTAGCGATAGATTAAATACTTCTAATTATACCACAGCTGGCTATTTTATGTTTTATCCTGATATTGTTCCTGTATTTAATAATGTGGGAATGTCCGCAGTGCGTTGTGTAGAAGCTGGTGTTAAGGCAGTTGTCAAAAAAGGAGTTGTGGATGCAGATCATATCGGTCTCGCTGGTCATTCCTTTGGAGGCTATGAAACCAATTTCATAATTTCTCAGAGTAATCTTTTTTCTGCAGCTGTTGCTGGGGCAGCAGTATCTGATTTAGTAAGTTATTATCATCTAGATAACATGAAGAAGTTTGAAGATTGGCAATATAATTTTAAAGATTCTTTTTATGAAAACCCAAAAGCCTACATATATAATTCTCCCATATATCATCTAAGGAATGTGAGCACTCCTTTACTGCTATGGGCAGGGAAAAAAGATAGTACTGTGGATTACAGACAGAGTCTTGAAATGTATTTCGGACTTCGTCGTTTAAACAAGACCTGCGAATTGTTATTATATCAAAATGATGAGCATAACTTGATGAAAGCAGAAAATCAATTAGATTTAACTAGGCGTATCAAGATGTGGTTTGATAAATATTTAAAACTTGATTAA
- a CDS encoding RagB/SusD family nutrient uptake outer membrane protein encodes MGIKRNIKHKNILHCSINKIIIRLITIKSLAFFLLFGCSGFVDVDLPKTQLTSETVFNDINTATSAIRSVYAKMRDGGVLNSNSGFSRNLGLYADELDISLISNTFYEHTISSSGGSASWWSYSYNVIYAANTIIEGVEGSIGISAEDRDQLLGEARFIRAYSHFLLVQLYGPVPYVATTDYITNTTVSRTPVSEVYNNIINDLIKASNLLGDDISGERTRVYKKVSEALLSRVYLYKQDWNNAADMASNVINSFVLESDIAKVFLKNSSGTIWQLKSELEGENTRDGLNFIFTTTPGTRPSLSRVLVEGVFEPNDLRSSSESNWEFSWVKGVVIGTETFYHAYKYKEAGDTFILNSNNEEVPTSFEYPVIFRLAEQYLIRAEARLELGDIPGAQSDLNVIRNRAGLPNTTAATTNELLEAILQERRVEFFTEQGHRWFDLKRWFELGRAGHAAEVLAPIKPNWQDRDILFPVPQPEILLNPNLLPQNNGY; translated from the coding sequence ATGGGAATTAAAAGAAATATAAAACATAAGAACATTTTACACTGCTCAATAAATAAGATAATTATTAGGCTTATCACAATAAAAAGTTTAGCATTTTTTTTGTTATTTGGCTGTAGTGGTTTTGTCGATGTAGACCTTCCTAAAACCCAACTAACTTCAGAAACAGTTTTTAATGATATAAATACCGCAACTTCTGCTATAAGAAGTGTCTATGCCAAAATGCGAGATGGAGGGGTGCTAAATAGTAATAGTGGCTTCTCAAGGAATTTAGGACTATATGCTGACGAATTGGATATCTCTCTCATCAGTAATACGTTTTATGAGCATACCATATCATCAAGTGGCGGATCAGCAAGTTGGTGGAGTTATTCTTATAATGTGATCTATGCAGCAAATACAATTATAGAAGGTGTTGAGGGGTCAATAGGTATAAGCGCAGAAGATAGAGATCAATTATTAGGAGAAGCACGGTTTATAAGGGCGTATTCACACTTTTTGTTGGTACAACTTTATGGTCCGGTTCCCTATGTCGCAACAACCGACTATATAACAAATACAACAGTATCGCGTACCCCTGTAAGTGAGGTGTATAATAATATAATTAATGATTTAATAAAGGCTTCTAATTTGTTAGGAGATGATATTTCAGGAGAACGAACACGAGTTTATAAAAAAGTGTCAGAAGCATTGCTATCCAGAGTTTACTTGTACAAACAAGATTGGAATAATGCAGCAGATATGGCATCTAATGTTATTAATTCGTTCGTGTTGGAATCAGATATCGCTAAGGTATTCTTAAAAAATTCATCAGGCACTATTTGGCAATTGAAATCAGAACTGGAAGGAGAAAATACAAGGGATGGACTTAATTTCATTTTTACAACTACTCCTGGTACTAGGCCTTCATTATCTAGAGTCTTAGTTGAAGGTGTTTTTGAACCTAATGATTTACGGTCCTCAAGTGAATCTAATTGGGAATTTAGCTGGGTAAAAGGCGTCGTAATTGGGACAGAAACGTTTTACCATGCCTATAAATACAAAGAAGCGGGTGATACATTTATCTTAAATAGTAATAATGAAGAAGTGCCTACATCATTTGAATATCCCGTCATATTTCGCTTGGCAGAACAGTATTTAATAAGGGCAGAAGCAAGGCTAGAACTTGGTGATATACCTGGAGCACAGTCAGATTTAAATGTAATTAGAAACCGGGCAGGATTGCCTAATACAACGGCAGCTACTACTAATGAATTGTTAGAAGCTATTCTTCAGGAACGCCGTGTAGAATTCTTTACAGAACAAGGGCATCGATGGTTCGATTTAAAACGTTGGTTTGAATTGGGAAGGGCAGGACATGCAGCAGAAGTCTTGGCACCAATAAAACCCAATTGGCAGGACAGAGATATTTTATTTCCTGTTCCTCAACCCGAAATCTTATTGAACCCCAATTTATTGCCTCAAAATAATGGATATTAA
- a CDS encoding MauE/DoxX family redox-associated membrane protein, with amino-acid sequence MKIHNRYKSILLELICFLYILLFVYAALSKLLIFDTFKAQIEQSQMLTHFAGIIVWIIPPLEILIALLIIFPRFRQLGMYAAFNLMVMFTAYIFIVLNFSDDIPCSCGGIIEKLGWTEHLIFNIFFVILGFMGILLINEKRNHTPLKYASL; translated from the coding sequence ATGAAAATTCATAATAGATACAAAAGCATTTTATTAGAACTAATTTGTTTTCTATATATCCTCTTATTTGTATATGCAGCCTTAAGCAAATTACTGATTTTTGATACGTTTAAAGCCCAGATTGAACAATCCCAAATGCTCACTCATTTTGCAGGCATTATAGTCTGGATTATACCACCCCTAGAAATTCTAATTGCTCTACTAATAATTTTTCCAAGATTTAGGCAGCTTGGTATGTATGCTGCATTTAATCTCATGGTTATGTTTACTGCCTATATCTTTATTGTTTTAAATTTTAGTGACGACATCCCTTGCTCCTGTGGAGGAATTATAGAAAAACTTGGATGGACTGAACATTTAATCTTTAATATCTTTTTTGTGATTTTAGGGTTTATGGGAATACTTTTAATAAACGAAAAAAGAAATCACACACCCCTGAAATACGCCTCTTTATGA